The following coding sequences are from one Buchnera aphidicola (Periphyllus testudinaceus) window:
- the gndA gene encoding NADP-dependent phosphogluconate dehydrogenase, producing the protein MILNKIGVVGMAVMGRNLALNIESKNYTVSIFNRSSEKTKEVILNNPKKKLFPFFKLKDFILSLKKPRVILLMVKSGNPTDQMINSIIPYLDKEDIIIDGGNSFFKDTIKRSLKLFKKKINFIGAGISGGEEGALNGPAIMPGGQKIAYKKVSSLLNKISAKTKNNKSCVHYIGTDGSGHYVKMVHNGIEYGDMQLISEAYFILKKTLNLSNKELSCIFSEWNKGELKSYLIEITKNIFLKKDSYGNYLIDVILDKASNKGTGTWTSQSALELNEPLSLITQSVFFRYLSFLKDQRVLASTFLKGPKINNVNSNKEKFIENVRRSLYLGKIISYAQGFSQLNTASRVYNWDLNYSNIAKIFRAGCIIRANFLTEIINSYKKNNNLVNLLLTPYFINISNKYQKSLRKIVSYSVLNGIPTPAFSASISYYDTYRSSFLPSNLIQAQRDYFGAHTYLRKDKEGVFHTDWLKK; encoded by the coding sequence GTGATATTAAATAAAATTGGTGTAGTTGGAATGGCTGTAATGGGAAGAAATTTGGCATTAAATATAGAAAGTAAAAATTATACTGTATCAATTTTTAATCGATCTTCAGAAAAAACAAAAGAAGTAATATTAAATAATCCAAAAAAAAAATTGTTTCCATTTTTTAAATTAAAAGATTTTATTTTATCTTTAAAAAAACCTAGAGTTATTTTATTAATGGTTAAATCTGGAAATCCTACCGATCAAATGATTAATTCAATTATTCCTTATTTAGATAAAGAAGATATTATTATAGATGGGGGAAATAGTTTTTTTAAGGATACTATAAAAAGAAGTTTGAAATTATTTAAAAAAAAAATTAATTTTATTGGAGCTGGTATATCAGGTGGTGAAGAAGGCGCTTTAAATGGTCCCGCTATTATGCCTGGTGGGCAAAAAATTGCATATAAAAAAGTGTCTTCTTTATTAAATAAAATATCTGCTAAAACAAAAAATAATAAATCATGTGTTCATTATATTGGAACTGATGGGTCAGGACATTATGTAAAAATGGTTCATAATGGAATTGAATATGGAGATATGCAATTAATTTCTGAAGCTTATTTTATATTAAAAAAAACATTAAATTTAAGTAATAAAGAATTATCTTGTATTTTTTCAGAATGGAATAAAGGAGAACTAAAAAGTTATTTAATAGAAATTACAAAAAATATTTTTTTAAAAAAAGATTCTTATGGAAATTATTTAATTGATGTGATTTTAGATAAAGCAAGTAATAAGGGAACAGGAACATGGACAAGTCAAAGTGCATTAGAATTAAATGAACCATTATCTTTAATTACACAATCTGTTTTTTTTAGATATTTATCTTTTTTAAAAGATCAAAGAGTGTTAGCTTCTACTTTTTTAAAAGGTCCTAAAATTAATAATGTAAATTCTAATAAAGAAAAATTTATTGAAAATGTTCGTAGATCTTTATATTTAGGAAAAATTATTTCTTATGCTCAAGGTTTTTCACAATTAAATACTGCTTCTAGAGTTTATAATTGGGATTTAAATTATTCTAATATTGCAAAAATTTTTAGAGCAGGTTGTATTATTAGAGCTAATTTTTTAACAGAAATTATTAATTCATATAAAAAAAATAATAATTTAGTAAATTTATTATTAACTCCATATTTTATAAATATTTCTAATAAATATCAGAAATCTTTAAGAAAGATTGTTTCTTATTCTGTATTAAATGGTATACCGACTCCGGCTTTTTCTGCTTCTATATCTTATTATGATACATATAGATCATCTTTTCTTCCATCTAATTTAATACAAGCTCAAAGAGATTATTTTGGAGCTCATACTTATTTAAGAAAAGATAAAGAAGGTGTTTTTCATACAGATTGGTTAAAAAAATAA
- the leuA gene encoding 2-isopropylmalate synthase has product MKEKIIIFDTTLRDGEQSLQSSLQIKDKIKIALALDAMKIDIIEAGFPISSPGDFKSVQEICKNIKYSTICSLARCVKKDIQVAAKAMSKLEHFRIHLFVGTSKLHIESKLKKNFEEIQDMAIKSIKIAKKYTDDIEFSCEDAGRTNIDELCKIVEILIKNGVKTINIPDTVGYTLPNEFSQIISNLYNRVPNIDQAIISVHCHNDLGMAVGNSISAIQSGARQIEGTITGIGERAGNAALEEIIMIIKTRKKLLNCFTNIKHKKIYHTSKIISKICNISIPLNKSIIGKNSFSHSSGIHQDGVIKNRKNYEIMSPQDIGLKKIQLNLTSRSGRAAVKQRMKEIGYSEKNYNLKKLYKKFLKLADKKGQIFDYDLEELAFIKKNNKKNKYFKLKNLKISSTVSKKTKIFIKLYFGKKIKKIKIKTKNGQINGIYKALKKITKINVLLKNFQINSVRKGKNYFTKIKILMKYKNKKFYETNLNKDLTKAFVQAIIKIFNNIWKSKQIKKLYKK; this is encoded by the coding sequence ATGAAAGAAAAAATTATTATATTTGATACTACTCTCCGAGATGGAGAACAATCATTACAATCTAGTTTACAAATAAAAGACAAAATAAAAATTGCATTAGCTTTAGATGCAATGAAAATAGATATTATTGAAGCTGGTTTTCCTATTTCTTCTCCTGGAGATTTTAAATCAGTTCAAGAAATTTGCAAAAATATTAAATACAGTACAATATGCAGTTTAGCTCGATGTGTTAAAAAAGATATTCAAGTAGCAGCAAAAGCAATGTCAAAATTAGAACACTTCAGAATTCATTTATTTGTAGGAACTTCAAAACTACATATAGAATCTAAATTAAAAAAAAATTTTGAAGAAATTCAAGATATGGCTATAAAATCTATTAAAATTGCTAAAAAATATACAGACGATATAGAATTTTCATGTGAAGATGCTGGAAGAACTAATATTGATGAATTATGTAAAATTGTAGAAATACTAATTAAAAATGGAGTAAAAACTATTAATATTCCAGATACTGTAGGATATACACTTCCAAATGAATTTTCACAAATAATTTCAAATCTTTATAACAGAGTTCCAAACATTGATCAAGCTATTATTTCGGTTCATTGTCACAACGATTTAGGAATGGCAGTGGGAAATTCTATTTCTGCAATACAATCTGGAGCTCGTCAAATTGAAGGAACAATTACAGGAATAGGTGAAAGAGCAGGAAATGCAGCTCTTGAAGAAATTATAATGATTATAAAAACTAGAAAAAAATTATTAAATTGTTTTACTAATATAAAACATAAAAAAATTTATCATACTAGTAAAATAATCAGTAAAATTTGTAATATTTCTATACCACTCAATAAATCCATAATAGGAAAAAATTCTTTTTCTCATTCATCTGGAATTCATCAAGATGGAGTTATAAAAAATAGAAAAAACTATGAAATAATGTCTCCACAAGATATCGGTTTAAAAAAAATTCAATTAAATTTAACTTCACGTTCTGGAAGAGCAGCAGTAAAACAAAGAATGAAAGAAATTGGATATTCAGAAAAAAATTATAATCTTAAAAAATTATATAAAAAATTTTTAAAATTAGCTGACAAAAAAGGACAAATTTTTGATTATGATTTAGAAGAATTAGCATTTATTAAAAAAAATAATAAAAAAAATAAATATTTTAAATTAAAAAATTTAAAAATCTCTTCTACTGTTTCCAAAAAAACAAAAATTTTTATAAAACTTTATTTTGGAAAAAAAATAAAAAAAATAAAAATAAAAACAAAAAATGGACAAATTAATGGAATTTATAAAGCTCTAAAAAAAATTACTAAAATTAATGTCTTATTAAAAAACTTTCAAATAAATTCTGTAAGAAAAGGAAAAAATTATTTCACAAAAATAAAAATTTTAATGAAATACAAAAATAAAAAATTTTATGAAACAAATCTCAATAAAGATTTAACAAAAGCATTTGTTCAAGCAATAATAAAAATTTTCAACAATATTTGGAAATCTAAACAAATAAAAAAATTATATAAAAAATAA
- the hisF gene encoding imidazole glycerol phosphate synthase subunit HisF: MLSKRIITCLDVKNGFVINGITFEDYKIVGNILSLVKKYIQDGSDELFFYDYLSLIQKKNINTYWISRISEIINIPLCFSGRIKNFKEVKDVLNNGAHKISINFNSIENPYLISDIADKFGIQSVVVSINSYYSIKKKKYFIYQYNKNKNFFKKKNIETYKWIEYIQKLGAGEIILNSINKNNKLNNEYDIKQLRSIRKICKIPLITFGNPNSINNFYDVFRFSDIDGVIISSIFHENIVSIKNLKDFLFIKNIDVRR; encoded by the coding sequence ATGTTATCAAAAAGAATAATTACGTGTTTAGATGTAAAAAATGGTTTTGTAATTAATGGAATAACATTCGAAGATTATAAAATAGTTGGAAATATATTATCTTTAGTTAAAAAATATATTCAAGATGGCTCTGATGAATTATTTTTTTATGATTATTTGTCTTTAATTCAAAAAAAAAATATTAATACATATTGGATTTCTAGAATTTCTGAAATAATTAATATTCCTTTATGCTTTTCAGGAAGAATAAAAAATTTTAAAGAAGTAAAGGATGTATTAAATAATGGAGCACATAAAATATCTATTAATTTTAATTCGATAGAAAATCCTTATTTAATTAGTGATATTGCAGATAAATTTGGTATTCAATCTGTAGTAGTTAGTATTAATTCTTATTACAGTATAAAAAAAAAAAAATATTTTATATATCAATATAATAAAAATAAAAATTTTTTTAAAAAAAAAAATATCGAAACTTATAAATGGATAGAATATATTCAAAAATTAGGAGCAGGAGAGATTATTTTAAATTCTATTAATAAAAATAATAAATTAAATAATGAATATGATATTAAACAATTAAGAAGTATTAGAAAAATTTGTAAAATTCCATTAATAACGTTTGGAAACCCAAATAGTATTAATAATTTTTATGATGTTTTTAGATTTTCTGATATAGATGGAGTGATAATTTCTTCTATTTTTCATGAAAATATTGTGAGTATTAAAAATTTAAAAGATTTTTTATTCATAAAAAATATAGATGTTCGAAGGTAG
- the hisH gene encoding imidazole glycerol phosphate synthase subunit HisH: MSVVIIDSGFFNLSSIYFSVKRLGYNPIVSFDKNIIKNSTKLIFPAFGNSYSVMKYLYKMNLVKIIKNYKKPILGICSGMHVFFNSREENKNISMLDIFHKEYLYKIKAKKFPIFHTGWNKVYFKQKNLLFKNINNGDWFYFIHSYIALISSVTIAKTCYESFFSSAVQKKNFFGVQFHPELSGNSGMIVLKNFLEI, translated from the coding sequence ATGAGTGTGGTAATTATAGATTCTGGTTTTTTTAATTTATCATCTATTTATTTTTCTGTAAAAAGATTAGGATATAATCCTATTGTAAGTTTTGATAAAAATATAATAAAAAATTCTACAAAATTAATTTTTCCTGCTTTTGGGAATTCATATTCAGTTATGAAATATTTATATAAAATGAATTTAGTTAAAATAATAAAAAATTATAAAAAACCAATTTTAGGAATTTGTTCAGGAATGCATGTATTTTTTAATTCTAGAGAAGAAAATAAAAATATTTCAATGTTAGACATTTTTCATAAGGAATATTTATATAAGATTAAAGCAAAAAAGTTTCCTATTTTTCATACTGGATGGAATAAAGTATATTTCAAACAAAAAAATCTTTTATTTAAAAATATTAATAATGGAGATTGGTTTTATTTTATTCATAGTTATATTGCTTTAATAAGTTCAGTAACAATTGCTAAAACATGTTATGAATCTTTTTTTAGTTCAGCAGTTCAGAAAAAAAATTTTTTTGGTGTACAATTTCATCCGGAGCTATCTGGAAATTCTGGAATGATAGTATTAAAAAATTTTTTAGAAATATAA